In one Arthrobacter jinronghuae genomic region, the following are encoded:
- the cydD gene encoding thiol reductant ABC exporter subunit CydD, whose amino-acid sequence MKPVLPVSATSRRALYLLGLLAAIKAAGLVLLADAVAGGIAGLAAGGPEWNRVFLLGITGAVLRSVAVWGQDTVAQRAAAGVKDELRRQLSVRVLADGGTVPGMGSGALSVLLTRGLDGLDNYYSKYLPALVTCAVVPLLVGARILAADWISAVTIVLTVPLIPVFMILIGLHTEDKTAAAVDALNRLSDNMLELAKGLPVLVGLGRARAQTRALRDVADRYRTTTLATLRVAFMSSLALELIATISVALVAVFIGVRLVHGGMPLELGLLALILAPECYQPLRDLGTAHHASEDGLEALNRTNAVLDAPAAVPLAEDAAAAQETPGSALVVRDLTIAYEGRPHPAVENLSFTVQAGAIAALTGSSGAGKTSVLEVLAGLRRNGGDTRLAGTVQGISRKTQAWIPQHPVLVEDTVAQEIALYAGFPVSGAGSAESPDSLDNPGRTAARRALERIDAGHLLDSATADLSPGEQRRVAVARALARVEADPDVRILLADEPTAHLDSRSASAVRAALAALRGRTTVLLVAHDAATAAIADTVIPVEAAAGGSPARERVKGRHAASLAAAARSAPVTVPADVGPAAADAGPGRFAGSATGSPAAAGPAADTAAEPASGHQPLWKNLLVLKPWSRQFVLALVLGTGATMFAVALTALSAWLIVRAAEQPPILYLLMAIVGVRFFGIGRALLRYLERLSLHDAVFRATNTLRVRLWNGLLQRPEGWRRVARGSGALERLVGDVDELRDIAPRVVFAPLTGLLTAVGACIVTWLLVPEGLAVQVALTVVGMVIAPLLALFADSAARAATVNLQARSMSSMARLLTAASDLEANSSSGPVLARQEQFEAAAAQAVRRSAWAQGLANAITALACSLAALYMITASQGAPATVAAVVVLVQLALIEPFVAVNGSIQQFSAWRTLGDKVLPDLGTEDVAPDDTAAETAARKSFGKVRVLELDNIRYRYPGAAADVLTGVDLLVSAGEWVAVTGPSGSGKSTLLGVLLGFLPPRSGTYLINGVPAQSVPQAARRMAWCPQEAHLFDSTLRGNLLLARDRTLAPTETEMIASLRAVGLGPLFDTLPDGLDTAIGAGGHFLSGGQRQRLAVARALLAAADVVLLDEPTAHLDAEAGAQLMADLKSGLQGKAVVVVTHNPADAAWCEREVSLGAVLLS is encoded by the coding sequence GTGAAGCCCGTACTGCCCGTCAGCGCCACGAGCCGCCGGGCGCTGTACCTCCTCGGGCTGCTCGCAGCCATCAAGGCCGCGGGGCTGGTGCTGCTGGCCGACGCCGTAGCCGGCGGCATCGCGGGACTGGCCGCGGGCGGCCCCGAGTGGAACCGGGTGTTCCTGCTCGGCATTACCGGCGCCGTGCTGCGGTCCGTGGCCGTATGGGGCCAGGACACCGTGGCCCAGCGTGCGGCGGCCGGGGTGAAAGACGAACTTCGCCGGCAGCTGTCCGTGCGGGTACTGGCCGACGGTGGCACCGTCCCGGGGATGGGCAGCGGCGCCCTGAGCGTCCTGCTGACCCGCGGGTTGGACGGGCTGGACAACTACTACTCCAAGTACCTGCCCGCATTGGTGACCTGCGCCGTCGTACCCCTGCTCGTGGGTGCCCGGATCCTCGCCGCGGACTGGATCAGCGCGGTCACGATCGTGCTGACCGTACCCCTCATTCCGGTCTTTATGATCCTGATCGGCCTGCACACCGAGGACAAGACGGCCGCCGCGGTGGACGCACTGAACCGGCTCTCGGACAACATGCTGGAGCTGGCCAAGGGCCTTCCCGTGCTGGTGGGCCTCGGCCGCGCCCGTGCGCAGACCCGGGCACTGCGCGACGTCGCCGACCGCTACCGCACCACAACGCTGGCGACCCTGCGGGTGGCGTTTATGTCCTCGTTGGCGCTGGAACTCATTGCCACTATCTCGGTGGCCCTGGTGGCGGTATTCATCGGCGTCCGGCTGGTGCACGGGGGCATGCCGCTGGAACTGGGGCTGCTGGCCCTGATTCTTGCACCCGAGTGCTATCAGCCGCTGCGTGACCTGGGCACCGCCCATCACGCCAGCGAGGACGGCCTCGAAGCACTGAACCGGACCAACGCTGTGCTGGACGCGCCGGCGGCCGTGCCGCTGGCGGAGGACGCAGCCGCCGCTCAGGAAACCCCCGGATCGGCGCTCGTGGTCAGGGATCTGACCATTGCGTACGAGGGGCGGCCGCACCCTGCAGTGGAGAACCTCAGCTTCACCGTGCAGGCAGGTGCCATTGCCGCCCTGACCGGTTCCAGCGGGGCAGGAAAAACCTCCGTGCTGGAAGTCCTGGCCGGGCTCCGCCGGAACGGCGGGGACACCCGGCTGGCCGGCACCGTACAGGGGATCAGCCGCAAAACGCAGGCCTGGATACCGCAGCATCCGGTACTGGTCGAGGACACCGTTGCCCAGGAGATAGCCCTCTACGCTGGCTTCCCTGTGTCCGGTGCCGGCAGTGCCGAAAGCCCGGACAGCCTGGACAACCCGGGCCGCACCGCAGCCCGGCGCGCACTGGAACGCATCGACGCCGGGCACCTCTTGGATTCCGCGACCGCCGACCTGAGCCCGGGCGAACAGCGACGGGTGGCCGTGGCGCGGGCACTGGCCCGCGTCGAAGCGGATCCCGACGTCCGGATCCTGCTGGCGGATGAACCGACCGCACACCTAGATTCGCGAAGCGCCTCAGCTGTCCGTGCAGCCCTCGCCGCGCTGCGGGGACGGACCACCGTGCTGCTGGTGGCCCACGACGCCGCCACCGCAGCCATCGCCGACACCGTGATTCCGGTTGAAGCGGCGGCGGGCGGAAGTCCGGCCCGGGAACGCGTCAAGGGCAGGCATGCGGCATCCCTGGCCGCCGCTGCACGCAGCGCCCCGGTGACGGTTCCGGCGGACGTTGGTCCGGCAGCTGCCGACGCCGGTCCCGGCCGGTTCGCCGGTTCAGCAACCGGCAGTCCGGCAGCCGCCGGCCCGGCAGCAGACACCGCAGCGGAGCCGGCCTCGGGCCATCAACCGCTGTGGAAGAACCTCCTGGTGCTGAAGCCGTGGAGCAGGCAGTTTGTCCTGGCCCTGGTGCTGGGCACGGGCGCCACCATGTTCGCCGTCGCGCTGACCGCCCTGTCCGCCTGGCTGATTGTGCGTGCCGCGGAGCAGCCGCCGATCCTGTACCTGCTCATGGCGATCGTGGGGGTGCGGTTCTTTGGCATCGGCCGGGCGTTGCTGCGCTACCTGGAGCGCCTCTCCCTGCATGACGCGGTGTTCCGGGCCACCAACACGCTGCGGGTCCGGCTCTGGAACGGACTGCTGCAGCGCCCCGAAGGCTGGCGCCGAGTGGCGCGGGGTTCGGGTGCGCTCGAACGCCTGGTGGGTGACGTGGACGAGCTGCGGGACATCGCGCCCCGGGTGGTCTTCGCACCCCTGACCGGCCTGCTGACCGCCGTCGGCGCCTGCATCGTGACGTGGCTGCTGGTCCCGGAAGGCCTGGCGGTACAGGTGGCGCTCACCGTGGTGGGGATGGTCATCGCTCCGCTGCTGGCCCTGTTCGCGGATTCCGCGGCCCGTGCAGCCACCGTGAACCTGCAGGCCCGGTCCATGTCTTCCATGGCACGCCTGCTCACGGCGGCCTCCGACCTGGAAGCCAACTCGAGCTCGGGGCCGGTCCTGGCCCGTCAGGAGCAGTTCGAGGCAGCCGCGGCTCAGGCTGTCCGCCGCAGTGCCTGGGCGCAGGGCCTGGCCAATGCGATCACCGCCCTGGCCTGCTCCCTTGCAGCGCTGTACATGATCACCGCTTCGCAGGGCGCGCCGGCCACGGTGGCCGCGGTGGTGGTTCTGGTGCAGCTGGCGCTGATTGAGCCTTTTGTCGCAGTCAACGGCTCCATCCAGCAGTTCTCCGCATGGCGCACCCTGGGGGACAAGGTGCTGCCGGATCTGGGCACTGAAGACGTCGCACCCGATGACACCGCCGCGGAAACCGCTGCCCGGAAGAGCTTCGGCAAGGTCCGGGTACTGGAACTGGATAACATCCGGTACCGGTACCCCGGCGCTGCCGCAGATGTGCTGACCGGCGTGGACCTCTTGGTATCCGCAGGGGAGTGGGTAGCCGTTACCGGTCCGTCCGGCAGCGGCAAGTCCACCCTGCTCGGCGTGCTGCTCGGCTTCCTGCCGCCCCGGAGCGGCACCTATCTGATCAACGGCGTTCCTGCGCAGTCGGTCCCGCAGGCAGCGCGGCGGATGGCGTGGTGCCCGCAGGAGGCGCACCTGTTCGACTCGACCCTCCGCGGGAACCTGCTCCTCGCCCGTGACCGGACCCTTGCCCCGACGGAAACGGAAATGATCGCCTCCCTCCGGGCTGTTGGCCTGGGGCCGCTGTTCGACACGCTGCCCGACGGCCTGGATACAGCCATCGGTGCCGGCGGGCATTTCCTCTCCGGCGGCCAGCGCCAGCGGCTTGCCGTGGCCCGTGCGCTGCTCGCGGCGGCCGACGTCGTCCTCCTGGATGAGCCCACCGCCCACCTTGATGCCGAGGCAGGGGCGCAGCTGATGGCCGACCTGAAGTCCGGCCTGCAGGGCAAGGCCGTAGTGGTCGTGACCCATAATCCGGCCGACGCTGCGTGGTGCGAACGGGAGGTCTCACTGGGAGCGGTGCTGTTGTCCTAG
- a CDS encoding GNAT family N-acetyltransferase, whose translation MQTPSPPLFPGPETGLRWRSIGADDVDAWYALIRRMAAADRPGWVEDRRDLEQALETTSGDPAQDTLIGLDKTGAARAYGRIALNPGSETGSGFGGVDPQWRRRGIGSKVYRWQETRLRQRLLTEHRKHGVLRTYAEESNASQVALLQSEGAEVVRYFTEMSRPLAGDLPDAVLPEGMEFRTFNAEISDAVRRAHNEAFKDHWGSEPRNKERWGFTVDHPQFRPKWSFAVVDTASGEVAAYQLASFDPESEDIHGYKEGYTMLLGVRRDWRGRKLAPAMLREAMRRFREGGMDNAGLGVDTENPSGALGLYESLGYKPTHREVVFDKPVL comes from the coding sequence ATGCAGACGCCTTCCCCACCCCTGTTCCCCGGGCCGGAAACCGGCCTGCGCTGGCGCTCCATCGGAGCCGACGACGTCGACGCCTGGTACGCCCTGATCCGCAGGATGGCGGCGGCGGACAGACCGGGATGGGTGGAGGACCGCAGGGACCTGGAGCAGGCGCTGGAAACCACGTCCGGCGATCCCGCGCAGGACACGCTGATCGGGCTGGATAAAACCGGTGCGGCCCGGGCGTACGGCCGGATCGCCTTGAACCCCGGATCGGAGACCGGTTCGGGGTTCGGCGGCGTGGACCCGCAGTGGCGGCGCCGGGGCATCGGGTCGAAGGTCTACCGCTGGCAGGAAACCCGCCTGCGCCAGCGGCTGCTCACCGAACACCGGAAACACGGGGTGCTGCGCACGTACGCCGAGGAATCCAACGCTTCCCAGGTGGCACTGCTGCAGTCCGAGGGTGCCGAGGTGGTCCGGTACTTCACCGAGATGAGCCGGCCGCTGGCCGGGGACCTGCCCGACGCGGTGCTGCCGGAGGGCATGGAGTTCCGGACCTTCAATGCGGAGATTTCGGACGCCGTACGCCGGGCGCACAACGAAGCGTTCAAGGACCACTGGGGCAGCGAGCCGCGGAACAAGGAACGCTGGGGATTCACCGTGGACCATCCGCAGTTCCGGCCGAAATGGAGCTTTGCCGTGGTGGACACCGCCTCCGGGGAGGTTGCCGCCTACCAGCTGGCGAGCTTCGATCCGGAGAGCGAGGACATCCACGGCTACAAAGAGGGTTACACCATGCTCCTGGGCGTGCGGCGGGACTGGCGGGGACGGAAACTGGCTCCGGCGATGCTGCGTGAAGCAATGCGCCGGTTCCGCGAGGGCGGCATGGACAACGCCGGGCTCGGCGTGGACACGGAGAACCCGTCCGGGGCCCTGGGCCTGTACGAAAGCCTGGGCTACAAGCCCACGCACCGGGAAGTGGTCTTCGACAAGCCGGTGTTGTAG
- a CDS encoding metal-dependent transcriptional regulator, translating into MAHSELSTASQDYLKVIWTAQEWTDEPLTVSALSVHMGFSPSSVSEAVKKLTGQGLLTHARYGSIALTDAGEKAAVGMVRRHRLIETFLVEYLGYRWDEVHDEAEHLEHAVSDKMVDALAARLGNPVRDPHGDPIPAPDGSFPVLNARRLSRCEPGSRGTVARVSDNEPELLRYLAGLGLHLDTMVSVVQRQPYAGTLTIEAGGRTLDLGLPAAEAIWILEVPDTAPADR; encoded by the coding sequence GTGGCACACAGTGAACTCTCGACAGCAAGCCAGGATTACCTGAAGGTCATTTGGACCGCGCAGGAATGGACGGATGAACCCCTGACGGTGTCCGCGCTGTCCGTCCACATGGGCTTCTCGCCGTCGTCGGTCTCCGAGGCGGTCAAGAAACTGACCGGCCAGGGCCTGCTGACCCACGCACGCTACGGGTCGATTGCCCTGACGGACGCGGGCGAGAAGGCTGCCGTGGGCATGGTCCGCAGGCACCGGTTGATCGAGACTTTCCTGGTGGAGTACCTGGGTTACCGCTGGGACGAAGTGCACGACGAAGCCGAACACCTTGAGCACGCCGTATCGGACAAGATGGTGGATGCACTGGCGGCCCGCCTCGGCAATCCCGTGCGTGACCCGCACGGCGACCCGATCCCGGCCCCCGACGGCAGTTTTCCCGTGCTGAATGCACGGCGGCTGAGCCGGTGCGAACCAGGCTCCCGCGGCACGGTGGCCCGCGTCTCCGACAATGAACCCGAACTGCTGCGCTACCTCGCCGGGCTGGGGCTTCACCTGGACACCATGGTCTCCGTGGTGCAGCGCCAGCCATATGCCGGCACGCTGACCATCGAGGCAGGCGGCCGGACGCTGGACCTGGGCCTGCCCGCGGCGGAAGCCATCTGGATCCTCGAGGTTCCGGACACCGCCCCCGCAGACCGGTAG
- a CDS encoding metal-sensitive transcriptional regulator, producing the protein MDAVTQNVPETVETHDGPHGYASDKDAYLRRLRRIEGQVRGIARMVEEDKYCIDILTQVAAINKALHAVSLGLVQDHMSHCLVDAAQESERTGNPELVTAKVQEAADAIGRLLR; encoded by the coding sequence ATGGACGCAGTGACGCAGAACGTTCCGGAAACCGTGGAGACCCACGACGGGCCGCACGGTTACGCGTCGGATAAGGACGCCTACCTCCGCCGGCTGCGCCGGATCGAGGGCCAGGTGCGGGGAATCGCGCGCATGGTCGAGGAGGACAAATACTGCATCGACATCCTCACGCAGGTCGCCGCCATCAACAAGGCGTTGCACGCGGTCAGCCTTGGGCTGGTCCAGGACCACATGTCCCACTGCCTGGTAGACGCCGCGCAGGAGTCCGAACGAACCGGCAACCCCGAGCTTGTCACCGCAAAGGTCCAGGAGGCGGCCGACGCCATCGGCCGGCTGCTCCGCTAG
- a CDS encoding heavy-metal-associated domain-containing protein — METTTLNISGMTCGHCVASVTEELEALDGVDKVSVDLNAGGISTATVTANRSLSPAELGEAVAEAGYLVVGADA; from the coding sequence ATGGAAACCACCACACTGAACATCTCCGGCATGACCTGCGGCCACTGCGTCGCGTCCGTGACTGAGGAACTGGAGGCACTCGACGGCGTCGATAAGGTCTCCGTGGACCTGAACGCGGGCGGCATTTCAACCGCTACTGTCACAGCGAACCGAAGCCTCAGCCCCGCCGAACTGGGCGAAGCGGTTGCTGAAGCCGGTTATCTGGTGGTGGGCGCCGACGCGTAG
- a CDS encoding heavy metal translocating P-type ATPase: MDTREQAATRAVELEIQGMTCASCVARVERRLGKIDGVEAAVNLPLESARVTAPAAVTDQEIVDAVNAAGYTARLKTRQPARPSIHEGHMSGEDHMSGEDHMSHGGTAAQLRPRLILAAVLSVPVLLISMVPALAFPNWGWVVALLALPVVTWSAWPFHRAAAVNARHLASTMDTLVSIGVVAAYLFSLGQLAVDPGLTADPGMGSDPHLYFEVASVVVTFLLLGRYLEANAKTKATDALKALLNLGAKDATVLRDGQEVRVPADRLEVGDVFVVRPGEKIPADGVVLEGRSAVDASLITGESLPVEVDVNSPVTGATINTSGRLLVRATRVGSETTLAQMGRLVSDAQSSKAPIARLADRISAVFVPVVLAIAVLTFVLWMLLVGDLQAAFTAAVTVLVIACPCALGLATPVGLLTGTGRGAQLGILIKGAQVLEDTRTVDTIVLDKTGTITSGRLSVARIRLLDTASADLTTEDLLRLAGSVEDAGEHPIARAIAASARTGPGTVPVTDFDSAPGGGVRGTVDGHRIVAGRPAWLDENGIDLPDAAYAALREEQEAGATAVLVAVDRRAAGIISLQDTIKEGSAEAIARFRSLGLHPVLLTGDNAVVAAQVAEQVGIPAEDVLADVRPEGKVDAVRRLQAQGRTVAMAGDGVNDAAALAQADLGIAMGSGTDVAMEAADLTVMGSSLGQVATAVELSRRTLATIKTNLFWAFFYNAVGIPVAAFGLLNPMIAGAAMAASSVLVVGNSLRLRSFGK, encoded by the coding sequence ATGGACACTCGCGAACAAGCGGCAACCAGGGCAGTCGAACTTGAGATCCAGGGCATGACGTGCGCTTCCTGCGTGGCGCGGGTGGAGCGCAGGCTCGGAAAGATCGACGGTGTCGAGGCCGCAGTCAACCTGCCGCTGGAAAGCGCGCGGGTCACCGCCCCTGCAGCGGTCACCGACCAGGAGATTGTGGACGCCGTGAATGCGGCGGGCTACACCGCCCGGTTGAAAACCCGGCAGCCTGCCCGGCCTTCCATCCACGAAGGGCACATGTCCGGTGAAGACCACATGTCCGGTGAAGACCACATGTCCCACGGCGGAACAGCGGCACAGCTGCGTCCCCGGCTGATCCTGGCAGCTGTCCTCAGCGTTCCGGTCCTGCTCATTTCCATGGTTCCGGCACTGGCATTCCCGAACTGGGGATGGGTGGTGGCGCTGCTCGCGCTGCCCGTGGTGACCTGGTCCGCGTGGCCCTTCCACCGGGCCGCGGCCGTCAATGCCCGGCACCTTGCCTCCACCATGGACACCCTGGTCTCCATCGGCGTTGTGGCTGCGTACCTGTTCTCGCTGGGCCAGCTGGCCGTCGATCCGGGACTTACCGCGGATCCGGGCATGGGATCGGACCCGCACCTGTACTTCGAGGTCGCCTCCGTGGTGGTCACCTTCCTGCTGCTGGGCCGCTACCTGGAGGCCAACGCCAAAACCAAGGCAACGGATGCGCTCAAGGCACTGCTGAACCTCGGTGCCAAGGACGCAACCGTGCTGCGGGACGGGCAGGAGGTCCGCGTCCCCGCGGACCGGCTGGAAGTCGGCGACGTATTTGTTGTCCGGCCCGGAGAAAAGATCCCAGCTGACGGCGTGGTCCTGGAGGGCCGGTCCGCGGTGGATGCTTCCCTCATCACCGGCGAGTCGCTGCCGGTGGAGGTGGATGTCAACAGCCCGGTCACGGGCGCCACCATCAACACCTCCGGACGCCTGCTGGTGCGGGCCACCCGGGTAGGCAGCGAGACCACCCTGGCGCAGATGGGCCGCCTCGTCAGCGATGCGCAGTCCTCCAAGGCGCCGATCGCCCGGCTGGCGGACCGGATCAGTGCCGTCTTCGTTCCGGTGGTCCTCGCGATCGCGGTCCTGACGTTCGTGTTGTGGATGCTTCTCGTCGGCGACCTGCAGGCCGCCTTCACCGCCGCCGTGACCGTGCTGGTGATCGCCTGCCCGTGCGCCCTCGGCCTCGCCACCCCGGTGGGCCTGCTGACCGGAACCGGCCGCGGCGCGCAGCTGGGCATCCTCATCAAGGGCGCCCAAGTACTGGAGGACACCCGAACAGTGGACACCATTGTGCTGGACAAGACCGGCACCATCACCTCGGGCCGGCTGTCCGTGGCCCGGATCCGGCTGCTGGACACTGCTTCAGCAGACCTCACGACTGAAGACCTGCTGCGCCTGGCCGGCTCCGTTGAGGACGCCGGGGAGCACCCGATTGCCCGTGCCATCGCCGCCTCCGCACGTACCGGCCCCGGCACCGTACCGGTCACCGACTTCGATTCGGCACCGGGCGGGGGAGTCCGCGGCACCGTGGACGGACACCGCATAGTGGCCGGACGCCCGGCCTGGCTGGACGAAAACGGGATAGACCTGCCGGACGCTGCCTACGCCGCACTGCGGGAAGAGCAGGAGGCCGGCGCCACTGCCGTCCTGGTGGCGGTGGATCGCCGGGCCGCCGGAATCATCAGCCTGCAGGACACCATTAAGGAGGGCTCGGCGGAGGCCATTGCACGTTTCCGCAGCCTGGGCCTGCATCCGGTGCTGCTGACCGGCGACAACGCGGTGGTGGCCGCGCAGGTCGCGGAACAGGTCGGAATTCCGGCGGAGGACGTGCTTGCCGATGTCCGTCCCGAAGGGAAGGTCGACGCCGTCCGACGGCTCCAGGCACAGGGACGCACGGTGGCCATGGCCGGGGACGGCGTGAACGACGCCGCGGCACTGGCCCAGGCGGATCTGGGCATAGCCATGGGATCCGGCACCGACGTCGCCATGGAAGCAGCGGACCTGACCGTGATGGGCAGCAGCCTGGGACAGGTGGCCACCGCCGTCGAACTTTCCCGGCGGACGCTGGCGACCATCAAGACCAACCTGTTCTGGGCGTTCTTCTACAACGCGGTGGGCATCCCGGTGGCAGCCTTCGGACTGCTCAACCCCATGATCGCGGGGGCTGCGATGGCGGCGAGCTCGGTGCTGGTGGTCGGCAATTCACTGCGGCTGCGCAGCTTCGGCAAATAG
- a CDS encoding DNA gyrase/topoisomerase IV subunit A, whose protein sequence is MARRQPVSKSVPGEKIAENIIEIDVTTEMEGSFLEYAYSVIYSRALPDARDGLKPVQRRILYMMSDMGLRPDRGHVKSARVVGEVMGKLHPHGDTAIYDAMVRMAQDWALRLPLIDGHGNFGSLDDGPAAARYTEARLAAPALTLTDHLDEDVVDFVPNYDNQLQQPEVLPAAFPNLLVNGATGIAVGMATNMAPHNLGEVIAATQHLIANPDAGLDELMRFIPGPDLPTGGRIVGLDGIRDAYATGRGSFKTRAKVEVEQLTARRTGLVVTELPYMVGPEKVIEKIKDAVTSKKLQGISDIVDLTDRSHGLRLVIELKNGFNPNAVLAQLYKFTPMEDSFGINNVTLVDGQPRTLGLVELLQVYVAHRLGVVRRRTAYRLRRKQDRLHLVEGLLIAIVDIDEVIQIIRSSDETAQARERLMAVYDLTEVQASHILELRLRQLTKYSRIELEKEQDELRKAIEELEAILGSEQRLRSLVSDELGEVAAKYATPRRTVLLESEAASPLKGAAVTAAAGVAGKGAKAVLPLEIPDDPCWAILSASGQVARTSDQEPLTEGGQRVRHDVFRSVVKTTARGEIGALTSSGRMIRISVLDLPALPSTAGLPNLAGGVPVKEFMTLGKGEKLVGLVPLNAVVAIGTRNGVVKRVNPDYPLNRDDWEAITLKPKDEVIGVSVAADETDELVFITRSAQLLHFPASAVRAQGRTASGVAGIKLAADDAAVFFGAVAAEDPDAVVVTVSTTTEALPGTPGGSVKVTPFAEYPAKGRATAGVRAHRFLKGEDSLSVAWAGHGPAKASAANGVARALPTEHGRRDGSGVPLANAVDAVGPSQG, encoded by the coding sequence ATGGCCCGGCGCCAACCCGTCTCCAAATCCGTACCCGGCGAAAAGATCGCCGAGAACATCATCGAGATAGATGTCACCACCGAGATGGAGGGCTCCTTCCTCGAATACGCCTACTCGGTGATCTATTCGCGTGCCCTCCCCGATGCACGCGACGGCCTGAAGCCTGTCCAGCGGCGCATCCTGTACATGATGTCGGACATGGGGCTGCGGCCGGACCGCGGACACGTGAAGTCCGCCCGCGTGGTGGGCGAGGTGATGGGCAAGCTGCACCCGCACGGAGACACGGCCATTTACGACGCCATGGTGCGCATGGCGCAGGACTGGGCGCTGCGCCTGCCCCTGATCGACGGCCACGGCAACTTCGGCTCGCTCGACGACGGTCCGGCCGCCGCCCGTTACACCGAGGCCCGGCTGGCGGCCCCGGCCCTGACCCTGACGGATCACCTGGACGAAGACGTAGTGGACTTTGTCCCGAACTACGACAACCAGCTCCAGCAGCCCGAAGTCCTGCCCGCGGCCTTCCCCAACCTGCTGGTCAACGGCGCCACGGGTATTGCCGTGGGCATGGCCACAAACATGGCGCCGCACAACCTCGGCGAGGTTATTGCCGCCACCCAGCACCTGATCGCCAACCCGGACGCCGGGCTGGACGAGCTGATGCGCTTCATCCCCGGACCGGACCTGCCCACGGGCGGACGGATCGTCGGGCTCGACGGCATCCGCGATGCCTACGCCACCGGCCGCGGTTCCTTCAAGACCCGCGCCAAGGTGGAAGTGGAGCAGCTCACCGCGCGCCGCACCGGCCTGGTGGTCACCGAGCTGCCCTACATGGTCGGCCCGGAAAAGGTCATTGAAAAAATCAAGGACGCCGTGACGTCCAAGAAGCTGCAGGGCATCTCCGACATTGTGGACCTCACCGACCGCAGCCACGGCCTGCGCCTGGTGATCGAGCTGAAGAACGGGTTCAACCCCAACGCCGTGCTCGCCCAGCTGTACAAGTTCACGCCCATGGAGGATTCCTTCGGCATCAACAACGTCACCCTGGTGGACGGCCAGCCCCGGACCCTGGGCCTGGTTGAGCTGCTGCAGGTCTACGTTGCGCACCGTCTCGGTGTGGTCCGTCGCCGCACCGCCTACCGGCTTCGCCGGAAGCAGGACCGGCTGCACCTGGTCGAGGGCCTGCTGATCGCCATTGTGGACATCGACGAGGTCATCCAGATCATCCGGTCCTCGGATGAAACGGCCCAGGCCCGGGAACGGCTGATGGCCGTCTACGACCTGACCGAAGTCCAGGCCAGCCACATCCTCGAGCTGCGCCTGCGGCAGCTGACCAAGTACTCCCGCATCGAACTCGAAAAGGAGCAGGACGAGCTGCGGAAGGCCATCGAGGAACTCGAGGCGATTCTCGGCTCCGAGCAGCGCCTGCGCTCCCTGGTATCGGATGAACTGGGCGAAGTGGCGGCAAAATACGCGACGCCGCGGCGTACGGTTCTGCTCGAATCGGAGGCCGCTTCACCCCTGAAGGGTGCGGCAGTGACCGCTGCCGCCGGCGTCGCAGGCAAGGGCGCCAAAGCGGTCCTTCCGCTGGAGATCCCGGACGATCCCTGTTGGGCCATCCTGTCCGCCTCCGGCCAGGTGGCGCGGACCTCGGACCAGGAACCGCTCACCGAAGGAGGGCAGCGGGTGCGCCACGACGTGTTCCGCTCAGTGGTGAAGACCACCGCCCGCGGCGAGATCGGGGCGCTGACCTCCTCCGGCCGGATGATCCGGATCTCCGTCCTTGACCTGCCTGCACTGCCCTCGACCGCCGGCCTGCCGAACCTTGCAGGCGGCGTGCCCGTCAAGGAATTCATGACCCTGGGCAAGGGCGAAAAGCTGGTGGGGCTCGTCCCGTTGAACGCCGTGGTGGCCATCGGCACCCGCAACGGCGTGGTGAAGCGGGTCAATCCGGATTACCCGCTGAACCGCGATGACTGGGAAGCCATCACGCTCAAGCCCAAGGACGAGGTCATCGGGGTGTCCGTGGCCGCGGACGAGACGGATGAACTGGTCTTCATCACCCGGTCGGCGCAGCTGCTGCACTTCCCTGCCTCCGCGGTCCGCGCCCAGGGCCGTACGGCAAGCGGCGTGGCCGGGATCAAGCTGGCAGCCGACGACGCCGCGGTGTTCTTCGGCGCCGTGGCTGCGGAGGATCCCGACGCCGTCGTCGTCACCGTTTCAACCACCACCGAGGCCCTGCCGGGCACACCCGGCGGCTCGGTGAAGGTGACACCGTTTGCCGAATACCCTGCCAAGGGCCGGGCAACTGCCGGCGTCCGGGCACACCGCTTCCTGAAGGGCGAAGATTCGCTGTCCGTGGCCTGGGCCGGACACGGCCCCGCGAAGGCATCCGCAGCCAACGGAGTGGCGCGGGCCCTGCCCACCGAACACGGCCGGCGGGACGGCTCCGGCGTACCCCTGGCCAACGCGGTGGACGCCGTAGGACCAAGCCAGGGCTGA